The following are encoded together in the Streptomyces sp. NBC_00341 genome:
- a CDS encoding cation acetate symporter yields MSGNHQTLALLLFSVFIAVTLGITTWVSRNRHGSAEEFYAGGRLFSPMENGFAIAGDYMSAASFLGISGLIALFGYDGMLYSVGFLVAWLVVLLLVAELVRNCGRFTLADVVAARMAERPVRIAAGTSSVTVSVLYLVAQMVGAGSLVALLLGGTSGAARSWTVIGVGALMVIYVSLGGMRATTWIQIVKAVLLMAGTIVLTVLVLVHFHGNVNELLNSAADRSGNGKKFLSPGLRYGGTWTARVDFISLGLALVLGTAGLPHILSRFYTVPTARAARRSVVWSIGLIGSFYLMTIVLGFGAAALVGTADVRASNPAGNTAVPLLALVLGGGEGSTGGTILFAVVAAVAFATILAVVAGITLASSASVAHDLYASLRRPGSKQRSEVAVARVAAAGIGVAAIGLGLLAQDLNVAFLVGLAFAVAASANLPVLLYSLFWRNFTTRGAVWSVYGGLIPAVLLVVLSPVVSGSSSSLFPGVDFQLFPLENPGLVSIPLGFLAGWIGTVTSKEPPDAAKHAETEVRALTGAGAV; encoded by the coding sequence TTGAGCGGCAATCACCAGACCCTGGCGCTCCTGCTGTTCAGCGTCTTCATCGCCGTGACACTCGGCATCACCACCTGGGTGAGCCGCAACAGGCACGGTTCCGCGGAGGAGTTCTACGCCGGCGGTCGGCTGTTCTCGCCCATGGAGAACGGTTTCGCCATCGCGGGCGACTACATGTCGGCCGCGTCCTTCCTCGGCATCTCCGGTCTGATCGCCCTCTTCGGCTACGACGGCATGCTCTACTCGGTCGGCTTCCTGGTCGCCTGGCTCGTCGTGCTGCTGCTCGTCGCGGAACTCGTCCGTAACTGCGGCCGGTTCACCCTGGCCGATGTGGTGGCGGCGCGGATGGCCGAGCGGCCGGTCCGGATCGCGGCGGGGACGTCCTCCGTCACGGTCTCCGTGCTCTACCTCGTGGCGCAGATGGTGGGCGCGGGCAGCCTGGTGGCGCTGCTGCTCGGCGGCACGAGCGGTGCCGCCCGGTCCTGGACCGTCATCGGCGTCGGGGCGCTCATGGTGATCTACGTGTCGCTCGGCGGCATGCGCGCCACCACCTGGATCCAGATCGTGAAGGCCGTCCTGCTGATGGCGGGCACGATCGTGCTCACCGTGCTCGTCCTGGTGCACTTCCACGGCAATGTCAACGAGCTGCTCAACTCCGCCGCCGACCGCAGCGGCAACGGCAAGAAGTTCCTCTCGCCCGGCCTCCGGTACGGCGGTACCTGGACGGCACGCGTCGACTTCATCAGCCTCGGCCTGGCACTGGTGCTCGGCACGGCCGGCCTGCCGCACATCCTGTCGCGGTTCTACACCGTGCCGACCGCCCGTGCGGCCCGCCGGTCGGTCGTCTGGTCCATCGGCCTCATCGGCAGCTTCTACCTGATGACGATCGTGCTCGGATTCGGGGCGGCGGCACTGGTCGGCACGGCGGACGTACGGGCCTCGAATCCCGCCGGGAACACGGCTGTTCCCCTGCTGGCCCTGGTGCTCGGCGGTGGCGAGGGATCCACCGGGGGAACGATTCTGTTCGCCGTCGTGGCCGCCGTGGCCTTCGCGACGATCCTGGCCGTCGTCGCCGGAATCACGCTGGCCTCCTCGGCCTCCGTCGCCCACGACCTCTACGCCTCGCTCCGTCGCCCGGGTTCCAAGCAGCGCAGCGAGGTCGCCGTGGCCCGGGTCGCAGCGGCGGGGATCGGGGTGGCCGCCATCGGACTCGGCCTGCTCGCCCAGGACCTGAACGTGGCCTTCCTGGTGGGCCTGGCCTTCGCGGTCGCGGCATCCGCGAATCTGCCCGTGCTCCTCTACTCGCTGTTCTGGCGGAACTTCACCACGCGCGGTGCGGTCTGGTCGGTCTACGGAGGTCTGATCCCCGCCGTGCTGCTCGTCGTCCTCTCCCCGGTCGTATCGGGCAGCTCCAGCTCGCTCTTCCCCGGCGTGGACTTCCAGCTCTTCCCGCTGGAGAACCCCGGTCTGGTCTCGATCCCGCTGGGATTCCTGGCCGGCTGGATCGGTACGGTGACCTCGAAGGAACCGCCGGACGCGGCCAAGCACGCGGAGACCGAGGTCCGTGCGCTGACCGGAGCCGGCGCCGTCTGA
- a CDS encoding LacI family DNA-binding transcriptional regulator, which yields MTRRLAQVAQKVGVSEATVSRVLNGKPGVSDATRQAVLSALDVLGYERPTQLRGERARLVGLVLPELQNPIFPAFAEVVGSALAQQGLTPVLCTQTKGGVSEAEYVELLLQQQVSGVVFAGGLYAQTDAPHDHYKVLADRKIPVVLINAAIDHLDFPGISCDDTVAVEQAWRHLVSLGHERIGLVLGPSDHVPSQRKLAAARVLAEEAGTTMPDKWVARAMYSLEGGQAAAMRLLDEGVTGFICASDVLALGAVRAARRRGLSVPADVSVVGYDDSAFMNCTEPPLTTVRQPIEAMGRAAVELLSVQIGGRAVPSDELLFEPELVVRGSTAQPPRNASR from the coding sequence ATGACGCGACGACTTGCTCAGGTGGCACAAAAGGTTGGAGTCAGCGAGGCCACGGTCAGCCGGGTGCTCAACGGCAAGCCAGGAGTCTCCGACGCCACGCGGCAGGCCGTCCTGTCCGCGCTGGACGTGCTCGGTTACGAGCGGCCGACCCAACTGCGCGGCGAGCGGGCCCGGCTGGTCGGCCTGGTCCTGCCCGAGCTACAGAATCCGATCTTCCCCGCCTTCGCCGAGGTGGTCGGGAGCGCACTCGCCCAGCAGGGCCTCACGCCCGTCCTGTGCACCCAGACCAAGGGCGGTGTCTCCGAGGCGGAATACGTCGAACTGCTCCTCCAGCAGCAGGTCTCGGGCGTCGTCTTCGCCGGTGGCCTCTACGCCCAGACCGACGCCCCGCACGACCACTACAAGGTGCTGGCCGACCGGAAGATCCCCGTCGTCCTCATCAACGCGGCCATCGACCACCTCGACTTCCCCGGCATCTCCTGCGACGACACCGTGGCCGTCGAACAGGCCTGGCGGCATCTCGTCTCGCTCGGCCACGAGCGCATCGGCCTGGTGCTCGGCCCCTCGGACCACGTGCCCTCGCAGCGCAAGCTGGCCGCCGCCCGGGTGCTCGCGGAGGAGGCCGGCACGACCATGCCGGACAAGTGGGTCGCCAGGGCGATGTACTCGCTGGAGGGCGGGCAGGCGGCCGCCATGCGGCTGCTGGACGAAGGGGTCACGGGGTTCATCTGCGCCAGTGACGTGCTGGCCCTGGGAGCGGTGCGCGCGGCGCGCCGCCGCGGCCTTTCCGTGCCCGCCGACGTCTCCGTCGTCGGGTACGACGACTCGGCGTTCATGAACTGCACGGAGCCGCCGCTGACCACGGTCCGGCAGCCGATCGAGGCCATGGGGCGGGCCGCCGTCGAGCTGCTCTCCGTGCAGATCGGAGGACGTGCTGTGCCGTCCGACGAGCTCCTCTTCGAGCCCGAACTGGTGGTGCGCGGCTCCACTGCCCAGCCCCCGCGCAACGCTTCCCGCTGA
- a CDS encoding citrate synthase, translating into MTDQAGAGDGSGRTAHRLTTRETAERLGVKPETVYAYVSRGQLSSNRAPGGRGSTFDAAEVDALARRTGRREPASPAGELSFRTGITLIEGDRYCFRGVDATELARRHTYEEIAEWLWTGELRTGAHFTAPREALAAARRTVGALPAHCGSTDRLRVAVVAAATADPLRFDLSREAVLGSARSLIPTLVGALPMVGADRVADADASGDPAGDANGDGGANQGTGRGTVAPTDSGLARQLWPKLTEHPADEASLDVLDTALGLLIDHDLAASTLAARVAASARAHPYAVVSAGLGVLEGPLHGAASGLAHRMLAEALERGGAAPVVADHLRTGRRVPGLGHRLYTGEDPRATALFALLADIPRAAPALAAARDVVTTTARHTPLHANVDMALAVLSVSSGMATEAGETVFAISRTAGWIAHALEEYGERPLRMRPIGQYIGQRPPRPLPDATGSPSQ; encoded by the coding sequence ATGACGGATCAAGCGGGCGCGGGCGACGGTTCGGGGCGCACGGCGCACCGGCTCACCACCCGGGAGACGGCCGAGCGCCTGGGCGTGAAGCCCGAGACGGTGTACGCGTACGTGAGCCGGGGCCAGCTGAGCAGCAACCGCGCGCCCGGCGGGCGGGGCAGTACGTTCGACGCGGCGGAGGTCGACGCCCTGGCGCGGCGGACGGGACGCAGGGAGCCCGCCTCCCCGGCCGGCGAGCTGTCGTTCCGGACCGGCATCACGCTCATCGAGGGCGACCGCTACTGCTTCCGCGGCGTGGACGCCACGGAGCTGGCCCGGCGTCACACCTACGAGGAGATCGCCGAGTGGCTCTGGACCGGTGAGCTGCGGACGGGCGCGCACTTCACCGCACCCCGCGAGGCGCTGGCCGCGGCGCGCCGGACGGTCGGCGCACTGCCGGCGCACTGCGGTTCGACGGACCGGCTGCGGGTCGCGGTCGTCGCCGCGGCCACCGCCGATCCGCTGCGTTTCGACCTGTCTCGCGAGGCGGTGCTGGGGAGCGCGCGGAGCCTGATCCCGACGCTGGTGGGCGCGCTGCCGATGGTGGGCGCGGACAGGGTCGCGGATGCGGACGCTTCCGGGGATCCGGCGGGGGACGCGAATGGGGACGGCGGTGCGAACCAGGGCACGGGCCGGGGCACGGTCGCGCCCACCGATTCCGGACTCGCGCGTCAACTGTGGCCGAAACTCACCGAACACCCCGCCGACGAGGCGTCACTCGACGTGCTGGACACCGCCCTCGGGCTGCTGATCGACCACGATCTGGCCGCTTCCACCCTGGCGGCCCGGGTCGCCGCCTCGGCCAGGGCCCATCCGTACGCGGTGGTCTCGGCGGGGCTCGGAGTTCTGGAGGGGCCACTGCACGGCGCGGCCAGCGGACTGGCGCACCGGATGCTGGCCGAGGCGCTGGAACGGGGCGGGGCGGCCCCGGTGGTCGCGGACCATCTCCGCACCGGCCGCCGGGTGCCGGGGCTGGGCCACCGGCTCTACACCGGCGAGGACCCACGGGCCACCGCACTGTTCGCCCTGCTCGCGGACATCCCGCGAGCGGCGCCGGCGCTGGCCGCGGCCCGCGACGTGGTCACCACGACCGCGCGCCACACCCCGTTGCACGCGAATGTCGATATGGCGCTCGCGGTGCTGTCCGTCTCCTCCGGCATGGCCACGGAGGCGGGCGAGACCGTGTTCGCGATCTCCCGTACGGCGGGGTGGATCGCGCACGCCCTGGAGGAGTACGGGGAGCGCCCGCTGCGGATGCGCCCCATCGGCCAGTACATCGGGCAGCGGCCGCCCCGGCCGCTGCCCGATGCCACAGGGTCACCTTCGCAATAG
- a CDS encoding citrate synthase/methylcitrate synthase — protein MTTMTGSAPLDVPRGLAGVVVTDTALGDVRGREGFYHYRQYSAIELAQTRSFEDVWYLMTEGELPGPAARADFATRTAALRRLPAEVRDALPAIARAGAVSGPLAGLRTALSLLGASAGFRPVYDIDADRRRADALTACAAVPTVLTALHRLGQGLEPVEPRDDLPYAANYLYMLTGSVPDAARVRAVEQYLISTVDHGFNASTFTGRVVASTGADIAACLVAAVGALSGPLHGGAPSRALDTLDAIGTPDRIDGWIRERVLAGDRIMGFGHPVYRTEDPRSRMLRSIAQSFGGPLVDFAVEVERQVEAILAELKPGRELHTNVEFYAGVVMELCGLPREMFTPTFCSARVVGWSANILEQAEDSKIIRPAARYVGPPPPQPVPAA, from the coding sequence ATGACGACCATGACCGGCTCGGCCCCGCTCGACGTCCCCCGAGGTCTCGCGGGTGTCGTCGTCACGGACACGGCCCTCGGCGATGTCCGGGGGCGCGAGGGCTTCTACCACTACCGGCAGTACTCGGCGATCGAGCTGGCGCAGACCCGCAGCTTCGAGGACGTCTGGTACCTGATGACCGAGGGCGAGCTGCCGGGTCCGGCCGCCCGCGCCGACTTCGCCACCCGTACCGCCGCGCTGCGCCGGCTGCCCGCCGAGGTGCGGGACGCCCTGCCCGCCATAGCCCGCGCCGGCGCCGTCTCCGGCCCGCTCGCGGGGCTGCGCACGGCGCTCTCGCTGCTCGGGGCGTCGGCGGGCTTCCGCCCGGTGTACGACATCGACGCGGACCGGCGCCGCGCCGACGCGCTGACCGCCTGCGCCGCGGTCCCCACCGTGCTCACCGCCCTGCACCGGCTCGGCCAGGGACTCGAACCGGTGGAACCCCGCGACGACCTGCCCTACGCGGCCAACTACCTCTACATGCTCACCGGTTCCGTGCCGGACGCCGCCCGGGTCAGGGCCGTCGAGCAGTATCTGATCTCCACCGTCGACCACGGTTTCAACGCCTCGACCTTCACCGGCCGGGTCGTCGCCTCCACCGGCGCGGACATCGCCGCCTGCCTGGTGGCGGCCGTCGGCGCGCTCTCCGGACCGCTGCACGGCGGTGCGCCGAGCCGCGCCCTGGACACCCTGGACGCGATCGGGACCCCCGACCGCATCGACGGCTGGATCCGCGAGCGGGTGCTCGCCGGCGACCGGATCATGGGCTTCGGACACCCGGTCTACCGCACGGAGGACCCCCGCTCCCGCATGCTGCGTTCCATCGCCCAGAGCTTCGGCGGACCGCTCGTCGACTTCGCCGTCGAGGTGGAACGGCAGGTCGAGGCGATCCTCGCCGAGCTCAAGCCGGGGCGCGAACTGCACACCAACGTGGAGTTCTACGCCGGAGTGGTCATGGAGCTGTGCGGGCTGCCGCGCGAGATGTTCACGCCGACGTTCTGCTCCGCGCGGGTGGTCGGCTGGAGCGCCAATATCCTGGAGCAGGCGGAGGACTCCAAGATCATCCGCCCGGCGGCCCGCTACGTCGGCCCGCCTCCGCCGCAGCCGGTCCCGGCCGCCTGA
- a CDS encoding GTP-binding protein: protein MNPSSPPRSRQIPVIVLAGFLGSGKTTLLNHLLRHRAGNRIGVIVNDFGSIEIDAMTVSGQVGSTVSLGGGCLCCAVDVSELDTYLETLTRPAARLDVIVIEASGLAEPQELVRMLLASDNPHIVYGGLVEVVDAAEFAATRERYPEIDRHLAVADLVVLNKTDRAGEADQLRVREAVAATGSTAAVVPACYGRVDPELLFDPALRPDSEEKARQLSFEDLYLEERAPDTGEEHGDHLHVAYESLDFTSDVPMSPRRLMAFLDSRPEGLYRIKGYVDFGAGDPGNVYALHSVGRFLRFAPQPWARGGPRLTRLVLIGSGIDVPALRKALEDCRAPDGPTPDMAQDAAHERSMWGVLRYVRGPGDDA from the coding sequence TTGAACCCGTCGTCACCGCCCCGCAGCCGGCAGATCCCGGTCATCGTCCTCGCCGGATTCCTGGGATCCGGCAAGACGACGCTGCTCAACCACCTGCTGCGCCACCGCGCCGGAAACCGGATCGGCGTGATCGTCAACGACTTCGGGTCCATCGAGATCGACGCCATGACCGTGTCCGGACAGGTCGGCTCGACCGTCTCGCTCGGCGGCGGCTGCCTGTGCTGCGCGGTCGACGTGAGCGAGCTCGACACCTATCTGGAGACCCTGACCCGGCCCGCCGCCCGCCTCGATGTGATCGTCATCGAGGCGAGCGGGCTCGCCGAACCCCAGGAACTCGTACGGATGCTGCTCGCCAGCGACAACCCGCACATCGTCTACGGGGGACTGGTCGAGGTGGTCGACGCCGCCGAGTTCGCCGCCACCCGGGAGCGCTACCCGGAGATCGACCGCCATCTCGCGGTGGCGGACCTCGTCGTACTGAACAAGACCGACCGGGCCGGGGAGGCCGACCAACTGCGCGTCCGGGAGGCCGTCGCGGCCACCGGCAGCACGGCGGCCGTTGTCCCCGCCTGCTACGGACGCGTCGATCCCGAGCTGCTCTTCGATCCCGCGCTGCGGCCCGACAGCGAGGAGAAGGCACGTCAGCTGAGCTTCGAGGACCTGTACCTGGAGGAGCGGGCGCCGGATACGGGGGAGGAGCACGGGGACCATCTGCACGTGGCGTACGAGAGTCTCGACTTCACCTCCGACGTGCCCATGAGCCCCCGTCGGCTGATGGCCTTCCTGGACTCCCGGCCGGAAGGGCTCTACCGGATCAAGGGGTACGTCGACTTCGGCGCGGGAGACCCCGGCAACGTCTACGCGCTGCACTCCGTCGGCAGGTTCCTGCGGTTCGCCCCGCAGCCCTGGGCACGTGGCGGGCCCCGGCTGACCCGGCTCGTGCTGATCGGCTCCGGCATCGACGTACCGGCCCTGCGCAAGGCGCTGGAGGACTGTCGCGCACCGGACGGGCCGACGCCCGACATGGCGCAGGACGCCGCACACGAGCGATCCATGTGGGGCGTCCTGCGGTACGTGCGCGGGCCCGGCGACGACGCGTAG